One stretch of Gadus chalcogrammus isolate NIFS_2021 chromosome 14, NIFS_Gcha_1.0, whole genome shotgun sequence DNA includes these proteins:
- the strc1 gene encoding uncharacterized protein strc1: MWSTPTICIVCILFGTVCDVKECSQIPPPHSGAELQEEIRSVIEQIQSLTRVVTDYKTLKGSSNSRSGHIQGDASSRSGGDPSRLEGVHLNSYYSVLVNLYSVYMPLMSERFVNNLPETLVCILSGTQECGLEAELTRVVVLELANPLLALLSFMRSEGCTPKDTGAGSLFRSYLRMDEVSTAELTAFQEMLVLAMSQVPQSGSLMSTISRLLDMVVTYFSTKMGTLIQVPIDYVNIGLQFGITVPSLNQTEQCQQGNLKQLIMWGMKHNVSWSFGPSILDIFLGSESSLCNDPGSECPNPAGHYSRPASQTATNDDDEDSMFSCDRHNLTVFNETLCAHVLAAPPEDPPTSLGVFCRALSQLSPAQLEHVWGNTCHAIQALMSPVLTRAPACDTGGYTPPPPPPVLPLPPSQARRARASPNLRNLVCDYDSWFQGEAVDAGVVSLCSDNDRALFVEQVCDSPLRMMQLLSDPNNHWMLDFCGNLTSNPGMLLSLFCAYEGWMNQPEVPSAMVAFCWSMDGGRLKDLVCKDLGLFNFLFINPDNVALIPNCTHLALQSPTEGTLDELVADSCRYSEWHDVMQIPMNVMSLCTRNDAARFAAEVCANATFFSALLQNQVYASWLEVFCANVSQVVPQTTPPSRVIYWCDYGNWGDRHVDPSVVGLCWQHDKDNFTTKVCCNSTLFDQLAAETQNKWLLTACGDRDVAEMIPQVCRYSEWTRPIIVDMTDLARCAELDPFNFTTRVCADGVVLKHLLANPDNIWLLQHCINGSQPGEPLGFNLFEQCQYASWGLSLPDQDLMALCWKYDQVNFARSVCLDVNLLAWLAQDTSTMWVSQLCHSFSHHGANDSGPGEESQPCLARELVMRFNWSCSADLAPVCRPGASVTASLQAVLRCWVESLTQRMQGLSVLNKAASMSVVMLVALEERQLTSLRVTDHIRRSVLNSTALYLERETNFENKRVLLQCFGKELTSLMESRTILDPEVFLIQEYFRIPLESLRAVLSGVDNTTAREILEHYSRHKNSLQLTDVYLSAMVSVFIPVHLWKDSRLFTELAPLLPWASLADINALPPLQSNAFVRGAINDNLALMRLALRQAFGQWFSRAMAPLNMTSGARSLIRDTGNLIVYLPFQSFQHLSPAQLLDGLEVLRRNTLSTLQQNFIAQSIIGAYKNLSIQDFNRLGNLTCLVEPSELLLYRNSEVFPVIQRLISNCAQYRLNLPSDMLVPFLPWLGVDFLQELSQSQLLPHFSELATVSFTPTQTAPAGLQALGTLVVGLKVETVRALPADTLLSSLPGMAQNKAELRPPLANAISTKLWGYPDVVNRLLNVAPLLSITPLLSVLPHTTLLIANSTYTTTQPWNTQQAKALFRKVMESQPNLTKERFLSIGTVGQGVSCPVLQRLIAGSSISLLRDILHFLQEQPTLLHTSLKNCLINELYRFEFFSELLVDMGAEIALALPVSTVRMFPADMMDILRTMIIQDPRSFLQLPRVKQELLVDKLTQRLGMYTGEYTEKEFHSLGVMATFVVDEVFVQLRRSVFLNNLELLQGFCYSATKRLQVAAMLQEPAVFGPVGTWTAVNISLAGRFLFFLSKDTLQKISPSLLSLSHVERLFLEQSQWEASEVGLHCVKNTPQLERQAWFSKEEFVLQYFLGFLRGAINTVQSTVVTPGCEILHSLAPSLWPPNSLTSMTDEDFSNCLELIGQDPFLQQYQRSPLLQRAKQVHGPVSSLPSIVVPQLGGLAVALSRAELASLRLSEISSISAMGAVSTWERTQLPVLFQNVVKDILLSPNQLDSSTLVAMGHIVCGANAAEIQTFNATEFSKAVLWLGQLRLACSEEQFGAMVTLLSNRLAFGITSSWGQEVFIEIGVVAVGLPDMSMSALVKEQLEGITPQAISLIPPDKFAVVFSPPKIGHFTYEQAVAVTTRQREALSDAQLNALAIVLTPWDDRLPNPRQEGSFGGTVSPTHLCLLLGLLIWLLFSAPPDLDRPAPRATVLTLPPVPPYLPIPDPNSTSHFQYSNA; the protein is encoded by the exons ATGTGGTCAACGCCTACCATTTGTATTGTGTGCATCCTCTTTG GAACAGTCTGCGATGTTAAAGAGTGCTCCCAAATCCCACCGCCGCACAGCGGCGCTGAGTTACAGGAGGAGATCCGGAGCGTTATAGAACAAATTCAATCACTGACCAGAGTAGTAACTGATTATAAAACACTAAAAGGCAGCAGCAACTCAAGGTCAGGGCATATCCAAGGCGATGCTTCGTCCCGATCCGGAGGAGACCCATCCCGGTTGGAGGGTGTCCACTTAAACTCCTATTATAGCGTCTTAGTTAACCTATATTCGGTATACATGCCGTTAATGAGCGAGCGATTCGTCAATAACCTTCCCGAAACACTCGTGTGTATCCTGTCCGGGACACAAGAATGTGGCCTGGAAGCAGAGTTAACGAGGGTGGTCGTTCTAGAACTCGCTAATCCGTTGCTGGCGCTTTTGTCGTTCATGAGGTCGGAGGGATGTACCCCTAAGGACACGGGTGCGGGCAGCTTATTCAGGTCCTACTTGAGGATGGACGAGGTGAGCACGGCGGAACTCACCGCCTTCCAGGAAATGCTTGTATTGGCAATGTCACAGGTACCCCAGTCTGGGAGTCTGATGTCGACTATAAGTCGGCTTTTGGACATGGTTGTGACGTATTTCTCAACGAAGATGGGGACTCTTATCCAAGTCCCCATTGATTACGTGAACATTGGTTTACAGTTTGGAATTACAGTTCCTTCGCTTAATCAAACCGAGCAATGCCAGCAAG GGAATCTGAAGCAGCTTATAATGTG GGGAATGAAACACAACGTCAGCTGGTCCTTCGGCCCCTCCATACTGGACATCTTCCTGGGCTCAGAATCCTCTCTGTGCAACGACCCCGGTTCAGAATGCCCCAATCCTGCCGGCCACTACAGCCGCCCTGCCTCCCAAACCGCCACCAATGACGACGATGAAGACTCCATGTTCAGCTGCGACCGCCACAACCTCACTGTCTTCAACGAGACCCTGTGCGCCCACGTCCTTGCCGCTCCGCCGGAGGACCCCCCCACCTCGCTGGGGGTGTTCTGCCGCGCGCTCAGCCAGCTCAGCCCCGCGCAGCTGGAGCACGTCTGGGGTAACACGTGTCACGCCATCCAGGCGCTGATGTCGCCCGTCCTCACCCGGGCGCCCGCTTGTGACACCGGAGGCTacacgccgccaccgccgccgcctgtcctgcccctccccccgtcgCAGGCCCGCCGCGCCAGGGCGTCGCCCAACCTCCGAAACCTGGTCTGTGACTATGACTCCTGGTTTCAGGGTGAGGCGGTGGACGCCGGGGTGGTGAGCTTGTGCTCCGATAACGACCGCGCCCTGTTCGTGGAGCAGGTGTGTGACAGCCCGCTGCGCATGATGCAGCTGCTGTCGGACCCCAACAACCACTGGATGTTGGACTTTTGTGGTAACCTGACGTCGAACCCAGGAATGCTGCTGAGCCTCTTCTGTGCCTACGAGGGCTGGATGAACCAGCCGGAGGTGCCCTCTGCCATGGTGGCCTTCTGCTGGAGCATGGACGGCGGCAGGCTGAAGGATCTGGTCTGCAAGGACCTCGGCCTCTTCAACTTCTTGTTCATCAACCCGGACAACGTGGCTCTGATCCCCAACTGCACGCACCTCGCCCTGCAGTCGCCGACGGAAGGGACCCTGGACGAGTTGGTGGCGGACTCCTGCCGCTACTCCGAGTGGCACGATGTCATGCAGATCCCCATGAACGTCATGTCCCTCTGCACCCGCAACGACGCCGCGCGATTCGCCGCCGAGGTGTGCGCCAACGCCACCTTCTTTAGCGCTCTGCTGCAGAACCAGGTGTACGCCAGTTGGCTGGAGGTGTTCTGTGCCAACGTGTCTCAGGTAGTCCCGCAGACCACGCCGCCATCCAGGGTCATCTACTGGTGCGACTACGGGAACTGGGGCGACCGGCATGTGGACCCCTCGGTGGTGGGGCTGTGTTGGCAACACGATAAGGACAACTTCACCACGAAGGTGTGCTGCAACTCCACGCTGTTCGACCAGCTGGCGGCGGAGACCCAGAACAAATGGCTGCTGACGGCGTGCGGGGACAGAGACGTGGCGGAGATGATACCAcag GTTTGCAGATACTCGGAGTGGACCCGGCCCATCATCGTGGACATGACCGATCTGGCGCGCTGTGCTGAGCTGGACCCCTTCAACTTCACCACCAGGGTGTGCGCCGATGGCGTTGTGCTGAAGCACCTCCTGGCCAACCCGGACAACATTTGGCTGCTGCAGCACTGCATTAACGGGTCCCAACCCGGGGAGCCGCTGGGCTTCAACCTCTTCGAGCAGTGCCAGTACGCCAGCTGGGGCCTGTCGCTCCCGGACCAGGACCTCATGGCTCTGTGCTGGAAATACGACCAGGTGAACTTCGCTAGGTCAGTCTGCCTAGACGTCAACCTTCTGGCCTGGCTCGCCCAGGACACTTCCACCATGTGGGTGAGCCAACTGTGCCACAGCTTCAGCCACCACGGTGCAAACGACAGCGGCCCCGGGGAGGAGAGCCAGCCCTGCCTGGCCCGAGAGCTGGTGATGAGGTTTAACTGGTCCTGCTCGGCCGACCTGGCTCCGGTGTGCAGGCCCGGGGCGAGCGTCACAGCCTCGCTGCAGGCGGTGCTGCGCTGCTGGGTGGAGAGCCTGACCCAGCGGATGCAGGGTCTGTCGGTGCTGAACAAGGCGGCCAGCATGAGCGTGGTGATGCTGGTGGCGCTGGAGGAGAGGCAGCTGACGTCGCTGCGCGTCACGGACCATATCCGGCGGAGCGTGCTGAACTCCACCGCCCtctacctggagagagagaccaacttCGAGAACAAGAGGGTCCTCCTGCAGTGCTTTGGG AAAGAACTCACCAGCCTGATGGAGTCGCGCACCATACTGGACCCAGAGGTCTTCCTCATCCAG GAGTATTTCCGGATCCCTCTGGAGAGTCTGCGTGCTGTGCTGAGTGGGGTGGACAACACCACGGCCCGGGAGATCCTCGAGCACTACAGTCGGCATAAGAACTCACTGCAG ctgACGGATGTCTATTTATCGGCCATGGTGTCTGTGTTCATCCCCGTCCACCTGTGGAAGGACAGCAGGCTGTTCACAGAGCTGGCTCCTCTTCTACCCTGGGCCTCCCTGGCCGACATCAATGCTCTACCCCCACTGCAGTCCAACGCCTTTGT CCGGGGTGCGATCAACGACAACCTGGCACTCATGCGCCTGGCCCTGCGCCAGGCGTTTGGCCAGTGGTTCAGCCGGGCCATGGCGCCGCTCAACATGACCAGTGGCGCACGCTCTCTCATCAGGGACACCGGGAACCTGATCGTCTACCTGCCCTTCCAAAGCTTCCAACACCTCTCCCCTGCTCAG CTGCTGGACGGGCTGGAGGTGCTGCGGAGAAACACGCTCAGCACCCTGCAGCAGAACTTCATAGCTCAGAGCATCATCGGTGCCTACAAGAACCTCTCCATACAGGACTTCAACAG gctgGGGAACCTGACCTGCCTGGTAGAGCCTTCAGAGCTGCTGCTCTACAGGAACTCTGAGGTTTTCCCCGTCATCCAGAGACTCATCTCCAACTGCGCCCAATACAGGCTGAATTTGCCCAGTgacatg CTGGTCCCGTTCCTGCCCTGGCTAGGTGTGGACTTCTTGCAGGAGCTTAGCCAATCACAGCTGCTGCCTCACTTCTCTGAATTGGCCACTGTGTCATTCACCCCTACACAG ACGGCCCCGGCGGGTCTTCAGGCGCTGGGCACGCTGGTGGTGGGGCTGAAGGTGGAGACGGTGCGGGCCCTCCCAGCCGACACGCTGCTCTCCTCCCTGCCTGGCATGGCCCAGAACAAGGCAGAGCTCAGACCACCCCTGGCCAACGCCATCTCAACCAAACTCTGg GGCTATCCTGATGTGGTGAACCGGCTGCTGAATGTTGCCCCTCTCCTGTCCATCACTCCTCTGCTCAGCGTGCTTCCCCACACAACTCTACTCATAGCAAACAGCACATACACCACCACACAGCCCTGGAACACACAGCAG GCCAAGGCATTATTCAGAAAAGTGATGGAATCCCAGCCAAACCTCACCAAAGAACGCTTCCT GAGCATTGGGACGGTGGGTCAAGGTGTGAGCTGCCCGGTGCTCCAGAGACTCATCGCGGGGTCATCCATTTCCCTGCTGAGAGATATCCTTCACTTCCTGCAAGAGCAGCCCACTCTCCTTCACACGTCACTG AAAAACTGTCTGATAAATGAGCTGTACCGTTTTGAGTTCTTCTCTGAGCTTCTAGTGGACATGGGAGCAGAAATTGCTTTGGCCCTGCC GGTGAGCACAGTCAGGATGTTCCCTGCAGACATGATGGACATTCTGAGGACCATGATTATCCAGGACCCCAGGTCCTTCCTCCAGCTGCCCAGGGTCAAGCAGGAGCTGCTGGTTGACAAGCTGACCCAGAGACTG ggCATGTACACGGGGGAGTACACAGAGAAGGAGTTCCACTCTCTGGGTGTCATGGCCACGTTTGTGGTGGACGAGGTGTTTGTGCAGCTGAGGCGCAGCGTCTTCCTGAACAACCTGGAGCTTCTGCAGGGATTCTGCTACAGCGCCACCAAGAGGTTGCAGGTGGCAGCCATGTTGCAGGAGCCAGCGGTCTTCGG CCCAGTTGGAACCTGGACCGCGGTCAACATTAGCCTGGCGGGGCGATTTCTCTTCTTCCTGTCCAAAGACACGCTGCAGAAGATTTCCCCG TCCCTGCTGAGCCTGAGCCACGTGGAGAGGTTGTTCCTTGAGCAGTCCCAGTGGGAGGCCAGCGAGGTGGGGCTCCACTGTGTGAAGAACACCCCCCAGCTTGAGAGGCAGGCCTGGTTCAGCAAGGAGGAGTTTGTCCTCCAGTACTTCCTCGGGTTCCTTCGGGGAGCAATAAACACTGTCCAGT CTACCGTGGTGACGCCCGGCTGTGAGATTCTACACAGCCTGGCTCCGTCTCTGTGGCCCCCCAACAGCCTGACATCCATGACCGACGAGGACTTCTCCAACTGCCTGGAGCTCATTGGACAGGACCCCTTCCTCCAGCAATATCAACGTTCTCCACTGCTGCAGAGGGCCAAGCAG gtgcaCGGCCCTGTGTCCTCCCTGCCCTCCATAGTGGTCCCCCAGCTGGGAGGTCTGGCCGTTGCCCTCTCCAGGGCGGAGCTGGCCTCTCTTCGCCTCTCAGAGATCAGCAGCATCTCAGCCATGGGCGCCGTCAGCACTTGGGAACGCACACAG CTGCCTGTGCTTTTCCAAAATGTGGTGAAAGACATCCTACTGAGTCCTAACCAGCTGGATTCCAGCACTCTGGTAGCGATGGGCCACATTGTTTGTGGAGCAAATGCCGCTGAAATACAAACTTTCAATGCCACAGAGTTCAG TAAGGCTGTGCTGTGGTTGGGCCAGTTGAGGCTCGCCTGCTCTGAGGAGCAGTTTGGTGCGATGGTTACGCTTCTGAGTAATAGACTTGCCTTCGGCATCACCAGTTCCTGGGGGCAAGAAGTGTTCATAGAGATAGGCGTTGTGGCAG TTGGACTTCCTGATATGTCCATGTCGGCGCTCGTGAAGGAGCAGCTCGAAGGCATCACACCCCAGGCTATTTCACTCATTCCCCCAGATAAGTTTGCT gtggtGTTCAGCCCTCCCAAGATCGGTCATTTCACCTACGAGCAGGCAGTTGCGGTGACGACGAGGCAGCGTGAGGCGCTGTCTGACGCTCAACTGAATGCCCTGGCCATAGTCCTTACGCCCTGGGATGACCGGCTTCCGAACCCCCGAC AGGAAGGGTCATTTGGGGGGACAGTCAGTCCCACTCATCTGTGTCTCCTGCTGGGACTGCTGATCTGGCTGCTCTTCTCTGCCCCCCCCGACCTTGATCGCCCTGCACCCAGGGCTACCGTTCTCACCTTACCACCGGTCCCACCCTACCTACCAATACCCGACCCAAACAGCACTTCACACTTTCAGTATTCTAATGCATAA
- the eif3jb gene encoding eukaryotic translation initiation factor 3 subunit J-B: MADWDADNFEPDEPIKKAAVQDKWEGEDEDDDVKDNWDDDDEEEKKAEIKKAETKVSEKKKLSEKIKEKENREKRKKQEEIQQKQEELTPEEQQLEKLRVQKLQEAADLELAKDAFGISNTAINVAGIDAICPSSKEDFVELEKLLKEKICQFEKSVHYSNFLDSLFRELCISLEIEDLKKISNALTVLLSEKQKQEKQNKAKKKKKGGQPGGGLKGKMRDDLDYTAFDGGYAQDYEDFM; encoded by the exons ATGGCGGACTGGG ACGCCGACAACTTCGAGCCGGACGAGCCGATCAAAAAGGCGGCAGTGCAGGATAAATGGGAAGGCGAAGATGAAGACGACGATGTCAAG GATAACTgggatgacgatgatgaggaagagAAAAAAGCGGAGATAAAGAAAGCag AGACAAAGGTGTCGGAAAAGAAGAAGCTTAGCGAGAAAATAAAGGAGAAGGAAAACcgagagaaaaggaaaaaacaggAGGAGATCCAGCAGAAG CAAGAGGAGCTAACGCCAGAGGAGCAGCAACTGGAGAAGCTAAGAGTTCAGAAGCTACAAGAGGCCGCAGACCTGGAGCTAGCTAAAGATGCTTTTG GTATCAGCAATACGGCAATCAACGTGGCAGGTATCGACGCCATATGCCCGTCTTCTAAAGAAGACTTCGTagagttggagaagttgctgAAAGAAAAAATATGCCAGTTTGAGAAGTCTGTGCATTATTCAAATTTCTTGGATTCATTGTTTCGGGAACTCTGTATTTCAT TGGAAATAGAGGACTTAAAGAAAATCAGTAATGCCCTTACAGTCCTTCTTAGTGAAAAGCAGAAACAAGAAAAA CAAAACAAAgccaagaagaaaaagaagggcGGTCAGCCCGGTGGCGGGCTGAAGGGCAAGATGCGCGACGATCTGGACTATACAGCGTTTGACGGTGGTTACGCCCAGGACTACGAGGACTTCATGTGA